Genomic segment of Neoarius graeffei isolate fNeoGra1 chromosome 7, fNeoGra1.pri, whole genome shotgun sequence:
aaaatctttcctgcatcctagccacaaaattcagcatctgaagtttgcaaatgaacatctaaataagcctgatgcattttggaaacaagtcctgcggactgatgaaatcaaaatagaactttttggccacaatgtgcaaaggtatgtttggagaaaaaagggtggcaaattccaggaaaagaacacctctccaactctgaagcatgggtgtggatcgatcatgctttggggttgtgttgcagccagtggcacagggaacatttcattggtcgagggaagcatggatttgaataaataccagcaaattctggaagcaaacatcacaccatctgtaaaaaagttgaagttaaaaagaggacgggtcctacaataagacgataatccaaaacacacctcaaaatctacaacggaatacctcaagaggcacaagctgaaggttttgccctggccctcacagtcccctgacctaaacatcattgaaaatctgtggatagatctcaaaagagtagtgcatgcaagacagcccaagaaacttgtagaactggaagccttttgcaaggacgaatatgtgaaaatcccccaggtaagaactgaaagattattagctggctacaaaaagtgtttacaagctgtgatacttgccaaagggggtgttactaggtactaaccatgcagggtgcccaaacttttgcttcaagcCCTTTTCCTtttatcattttgaaaatgtaaaagatgaaaataaaaaaaaatgtttttgcttaaaatataaagggaatgagtcatctttaactttatgccttttggagatcatttcatcttcaacttgcttaactgttcacagtaacagcaattttgaccaagggtgcccaaacttttgcataccactgtattagtttaattataataataaacacttttggAGATTTGTTCTTTGCTTTGGCATCTTTTCCTGACAACAACAAAATGATTAAACAATGACTGTGTGTTGTTATTGCTCAGGTTATGTTTCAGATATTTTAAGAGTACATTTTCTCAAAAAGCCCTGATTATTTCTTTGGACCTGTTTCATGCTCTCTGTATTTATTTAaccaatgaatgaatggatgaatgaatgaatcatttAAAATGTTTGCAAATCAGTGAAATgaatgagggtggcatggtggttagcactgttgcctcgcagcaagaaggttctgggttcgagcccagtggccggtgatggcctttctgtgtggagtttgcatgttctccccgtgtctgcatgggtttcctccgggtgcttcggtttcccccacagtgcaaagacatgcaggttaggctaattgaccctaggtgtgtgtgtaaaatgtgtcaggcctgcgatgacctggcgacttgtccagggtgtaccctgcctctcgcccatagtcaattgggataggctccagcttgcccatgatcctgcacaggatccataatggatggatggatggatggatgaaattaaTTAATACAGAAAGAAATTTATGATGTGTGTATGAAGTTAAATAATATAtaattaggcaaggcaagtttatttatatagcgcatttcatacacagtggcagttcaatgtgctttacagaggtaaaggcaaaacagtaaacaatagaaaataaaattacataaaataaagggggaagaagagagaaaaaaaaaaagaattaaacagtagtagaaataaaataataaaatgaagtaaaagttcagtaaaaacagcagaataaaatagaataaaagttaagtaaagtttaaaacatgtaaagatgatgatctcatctctttatctctagccgctttatcctgttctacagggttgcaggcaagctggagcctatcccagctgactacgggcgaaaggcggggtacaccctggacaagtcaccaggtcatcgcagggctgacacatagacacacacaaccattcacactcacattcacacctacggtcaatttagagtcaccagttaacctaacctgcatgtctttggactgtgagggaaaccggagcacccggaggaaacccacgcagacacggggagaacatgcaaactccacacagaaaggctctcgccggccccggggctcgaacccggaccttcttggtgtgaggcgacagcgctaaccactacaccaccgtgccgccaaagatgatgatatttatcagttagcagaaagcatctgagaacagatttgaagctgccaacagcaggagcatttttgatgtcctctgagagttggttccatagctggactgcatagtagctaaaagctgcttcaccacactttgttttaacaactggttttaccagtaaattttgctgctgcgatctggtagatctgatcgggttaggccgctgcaacatatcagagaggtaattgggccctgtaccatttagagatttgtacaccagcagcaatgctttaaagtcaattctgtagcttactggaagccagtgaagggaccttagaattggagtaatgtgctctgttctttttgttcgtgtgagaactctagccgctgcattttgaatcgcctgaagtcgtttgatggtcttttttggcagacctgtgaaaaggccattgcagtagtcaaccctactagagatgaaggcatgtataagtttttccagatcattttttgacataagtcctcttagtttggaaatgttttttaggtgataaaatgccgatttagtgattgctttcatgtgtgtgactgtcaaagtttagctcgctgtcaatgaaaacaccaagatttttaaccatatcttttgttttaatcccctttgtgtcaagaatagtggtaatcctgagtctttcatcttttttccccaaatagaattacttctgttttatctgtgttcagctgaaataAAATTAAGATAATTGCTAAACACaagtcatcatcatcttcttcacagcaaaatccccagtgttgaattaacacccagagtgttgatttaacaccctactgtgtttatataggtccaattggacacaaattaactctgaaagtgttaattcaacactgaggaatttgctgtgttcttttggctgctcctgattagggctcgccacagcagatctttcgtctccattgctccctgtcctctgcatccttctctaccacacctgccactttcatatcctctctcaccacatccatgtatctcctctttggccttcctcattttcgtgtgcctggcagctccatcctcaacattctccttcccacatgctctgcatctcttctcaggatgtgcccataccctcttagtctcatctctcttagcttaattcctaagctctccacatgtgctgtccctctgatgtgctcgttccttatcctgcccaacctcgtcactcccatcacaaaattCCGCCACCTCCTACTTTGCCTTCTGtgtcttcgttaagggtatggtctccaatccatacatcacagctggtctcactactatcttatacatcttacctttcacttttgctgggactttcctatcacaaaagaAAATTTAATGGTTATCACATAATGggaaaaatataatataataacattTAATTTTTCCCATTATGTGATAACCATTAGATTTTCTTATaagtagttttttttaaatcatctcaTTCTCATAAGTTATATACGGTATTTTCTGAGGCAGAAAGATGCTTTACAACACCACAAGGTGGAGCATAAACATTAAGTATGGAGAGCTACATGCTGTTGAGTCAGACAGTATTTTTGATATCTGATGATATATCACTTTAATACACCTTTAATAGGTTTATTCTAACTCTGGATATGATGCATTGTTACTACATGAAGAccatgttttcaagtagtttatgTAATTTAATTTCTTTTATGAATAACATACCAAAACTCTCTGGAAGTAGCTTAAAGTGCAGCATTGTTTATCAGGAGTAGAGCTACCAGGTTTATTTGGCTATTaaccacgtgtgtgtgtatgatggttACCATTTAATATTCCTGCTGCTTTGATTTATTTGTCTGTAATAGGAATGCATCTTAAACTACACAAGTGTGTATATATTAAGTGATTTGAGCTCATCTGGAAATTTAAACTGAGAGCATATTTTTACCAACTTTAATTGTCTtagtatttttgtttttaaatcatgAATATGGTAATCATTTATCATTTAAGTACAACAAAAAAATTCATGTTGCTACTTGTGTCTGTAACCTCAGATTTAAAACGTGatagctgttgttgttgttgttgttgttgttgtagtataTTTACTCAGGAGTTGTTTGGATACTACTCAGAAATCTCTCCTCTGTCTAAATAAACAGGACCATTTGCTTTATGTGTCTGTTTTCCTGATGAGTGGAATCTGTGAAATTACACACCTAAAGCCAGCAACAAGGCTGTTATAATGCAGTAATTACTCTtaagtaatatacagtgtatgtgtgtatatacactaccgttcaaaagtttggggtcactcagacaattttgtgttttccatgaaaagtcacacttttatttaccaccataagttgtaaaatgaatagaaaatatagtcaagacatttttctggccgttttgagcatttaatcgaccccacaaatgtgatgctccagaaactcaatctgctcaaaggaaggtcagttttatagcttctctaaagagctcaactgttttcagctgtgctaacatgattgtacaagggttttctaatcatccattagccttctgaggcaatgagcaaacacattgtaccattagaacactggagtgagagttgctggaaatgggcctctatacacctatggagatattgcaccaaaaaccagacatttgcagctagaatagtcatttaccacattagcaatgtatagagtggatttctgattagtttgaagtgatctgcattgaaaagaacagtgcttttctttcaaaaataaggacatttcaaagtgaccccaaacttttgaacggtagtgtgtgtatataatataaggAAGCTAGaaaatcaatttatattgactaaagaagaggggtgggattaaataagtttttacttcagcccactccttttcggacatgtaaactcaaaactgcttagtgcgtccttgtttgtattttgttttgatatattattattacctatattatttatggtttattttctaatttagtggctttttatgtGTTCTtattgcaaatgctgttttgcttttcttgttttctgcttgtTTATTCATTGTTagtttattttgaacatgtaaaCAATCATCGTCAATGGCttcaaggagattttttttttttttttggaaagagtTTCATTTTGTTACTGTGATGTTTCCAGAAACCAGTATGAGAACATTAGATCTcagcttttttttaatcaaataatTAAAGCTTTTTATGTCCTAGAAATTGTCTATAAgcacacttttttaaaaatagattttgactccaTAAACATAATAACCTATGTATATGACTCGCAGTTTTTTAATAGACTCTGCACTACAATTCCTGCGTTGTTTCAGATTCTGTGTTGACATGCCCTAACAGCTTGCCAGTATGAATATTTAATAAGTATTTAATAGAAGCCAATCATGATCAAGTCTGACTAATATGCATGCGCATGTTTTATATTCCGTGCGCTGATTGGCTTTCGCAGCTGATGACGCACACAGATACCTACTGAATACGCAATGAGGTCCTTGCTGGAGCTGTGCAAATAAAGAGAGTTAACGGGCCGCGAACAACAGGCTAAAAAGTGTTTTTATTGTTATGACATGTTAGAGAAATAACTTAACAAGTAACTGACAGGGATTCCAAGCGAGGAATATCGCTTTTCGAGCGGGGAGAAGGGCGACATTTCAGTTGTGGGGTGAGGAAAAGCCCGGGACGCGCCGTTATAAACTTAGCCTTTTGCAAGTAGTGTAAAACAAGTGGCTGTGGCAGGAGAGAAAGTTAGCCGCAGTTAAAGATGAGCTTGTTGTCTGCCATTGACAGCAGCACCTCGGTGTACCAACCCGCACAGCTTTTAAACTGGGTTTATCTTTCTTTACAAGACACGCACCAGACCAGCGCTTTCGATGCTTTCCGACCTGAAGCGAGTTCTGGCCATCCGGATCTGAGCTACAGTAAAACCCCTGCAGCAGCCGAGCTCAGCTCCTCGCTCAGCTCCAACTATCTCAACAGCTTCTTTCAGCTGCAGCGCAACGAGGTAGGCCTTTCACTATATATTTACTGCCGTAAAAACTTCatgtcagtctttttttttttttttttgcctggtgTGTCCAGCTTTGGGAGTCTATAAGCAGCGCCATGACGTTTCTGAAGAGTCTAATGAATCATTTGGTCATGGCTAAACAGCTAGCTTACATCCATCGTATTGACAATTAAACCGAAAAAATACTTTAATCACCCGCTTAACTCTTGTTTTATTATTGCCGTCGGTTAACAATCTATCAGTAATACCTTGTTTAAACAGTTCGAGATGAAATCTTGTCTCGCTATGAACCCAGTGAAGAATGATAGTCAGTGAGTCACACCGAGACTAATTGATTCACTGACTGATTCATTAATGAGCCGACTCAGCGAACTGCACAGCCTCTGATTTATCCAGTCCCTGATGGGCTTTGTCTTAAATGGGGAAATAAATTAAAATTCACCCAGCTTTAACATACATAgcgttttttgtttggttgttttttcacTTTTCTGTATCtagaatgtacactaccgttcaaaagtttggggtccctttgaaatgtccttatttttgaaagaaaagcactgttcttttcaatgaagatcactttaaactaatcagaaatccactctatacattgctaatgtggtaaatgactattctagctgcaaatgtctggtttttggtgcaatatctccataggtgtatagaggcccatttccagcaactctcactccagtgttctaatggtacaatgtgtttgctcattgcctcagaaggctaatggatgattagaaaacccttgtacaatcatgttagcacagctgaaaacagttgagctctttagagaagctataaaactgaccttcctttgagcagattgagtttctggagcatcacatttgtggggtcgattaaatgctcaaaacggccagaaaagtgtcttgactatattttctattcattttacaacttatggtggtaaataaaagtgtgacttttcatggaaaacacaaaattgtctgggtgaccccaaacttttgaacggtagtgtaacatgGCATATTATGGAGATGTTCAGCAACCTCAAACACCTCCCTGAGTAAATTAGTCACAGGGTTAAGGTCACAGGGTTTTGGCCTGCtttagaaaaatgtgaaaaatcacTCTTAAGTTAACAACAAGGCTCCAGAACGACCTTATATTAGTAGTATGTTCATTATTCATCGTTTCAGGCTTGTCGTTTCACAGTaatgatgatatatatatatatatatatatatatatatatatatatatatatatatatatatatatacaggattaataaaaaataaaggtgttttgtttaatatactgcaaatatctatacCACTGCACTATGGTACATTTTATATCACACATTTGTACATactggggtggtgtagtggttagcgctgtcgcctcacagcaagaaggtccgggttcgagccccgtggccggcgagggcctttctgtgtggagtttgcatgttctccccatgtccgcgtgggtttcttccgggtgctccagtttcccccgcagtccaaagacatgcaggttaggttaactggtggctctaaattgaccgtaggtgtgaatgtgagtatgaatggttgtctgtgtctatgtgtcagccctgtgatgacctggcgacttgtccagggtgtaccccgcctttcgcccgtagtcagctgggataggctccagcttgcctgcgaccctgtagaacaggataaagcggctaaagataatgagatgagatcattataTACCATTCCATATACTGTAATTCCTTTGTATTTGTATATTATACTTATGTTAtttacttctggttagatgcactctgaatttcgttgccttgtacctgtgacatgtgcaatgacagaGTTGAATCTATATATCTGTGTTGAAGACGTCTAACTGCTGGTCTGATGTAATCTATAGTCAGTGTGGACACGATTCTTTAATAAGCACATTATTTTACTGAATAAAGCAGCATGTGAAACAACATGACCTTATTAATTCATATGTAATGCACTAAAAGTTGTCACGGTCTAAAAAAAGTTGGCCTGATGACCAGTTAAATTAAACGGCGTCTAAATTTGATTATACAGTCGATTGCTTAATGACAAGCAACTGTTGGTATGAACTGTACATCGGGGCCTCAGAAGATGAGTGCAATACATTATTACTGTTGGCACTGTGGAGGGAAAGACCAAGTTTCATGAATAAACATCGGATTGTAGAGATGCTTTTGAGATGATGATGGTGGTATAAATTGTTTGTCAAGAGAAATAATTGATTCCAGATGATTCAAATGCTTTATGTTTAGATAATAATGTTTTCCTTATGAAAAAAAGAGGATAACAGATGTTTGAAAATGTttgaagtatgtttttttaatttttgaaacttggcacgtgtgtgtgtgggggggggggtgatgcACAGGGAGAAAGTTGCAGTGAAAATTACAGTGATTCAGTCAGTTTCAGTTACTGTACTGTTTCAGACCTGTTTTCTGTTCCTGCATGTATTCTGTTTTAAATATACcagcgttttttgtttttttttaaccacagcaGTTTAGGACCAGATGATTTTATGGCTGCGATGTCAGTGTTAATTTACTTTGTGTTCAGGTCAGTTAGGTTTGGATCAGTTTTCAGACTGTTTTCGATGGGTAGTGGAAATAGTGGCCTTCACTTCAAACGTGCTCCAGATGAGAGTCAGCAGGGTTTAGTGCCGTTTGTGAGCTCTGTAAAATCAGTGAAGTGCACAGAGCAACACTTCAACTCCTGAGAAAGCATTCACCTAATCAAAGGCCTCATTACAGCAACagctgtgtatgtatgtgtatatatatgtgtgtgtgtttgcatgcatATGTACATATGTGTGCCTGTGTACATGTTTTAAGTGCGTGCCTATGTGCATACTTTTAagtgtgtgtttgcatgcatATATACATGTGCATgcttttaagtgtgtgtgtgtgtgtgtgtgtgtgtgtgtaaggagtcTCAGTATGATATAGCAGGGCAGGAATAACCCCTGAGAGGCTCTCCTGCTGAgtgagagagcagagaagagacaTCTCCTCTATTAGATGAAGTGTGTGATGGCCATCTGCTCTCACTGCGAGCTACTTCTGTACAGACTGAAGTTTATCACACTCGTAAAACATCTGATTTTATTGTATTATTACTCCAATAACATGTACACTTTCTATATATTTTATTTGACATCATAATCCTTACACTGAGGAACACTTTTGTCACGCTTTCCTTTTTTTAAGTCGACGATGAGTTGTGTGTATATTTTTAAAAACGATCAGCATTAGGGCACTAATTATGCTGCTCAGGCTGTGTAGGCTGTTTGAAATATTGTATGTCGCGATGCAGGTCATACATCTGCTCTAGATTTAAAAAAATCTAAACTCACATTTATGCTTAGAGTATTTGTTTTGgataatttatatttatatggttaATACAATACTGCTTTTATTAAGTAATGGGAAGTGCACACacgtgtgcatgcacacacagtaTGTGCAGATTATttatgtgatgatgatgatgatgatgatgatgatatctaTTTGTTTGTCCCAACTTAGTAGAAGATTGAAGTTATTTATGTAAGTGTAGGTGATACAAGTCTGAATAAATTTGAGGTTAGTATGTGTAACTCTTATTTATTATTCCCCCGGCATATGAGGCAGGGagatatagctatcgctctgtccgtccatctgtccgtccgtctgtaaacattttagtttccagagcataactcgaaaactattaggaattttttcacaaaccctgacagttatgttaagtgattcaaggagttgtgcctttttaacattttgagatttctgtgatttttatttttttattttttccatatttctgtGGCAACCAGttaaacttaggaaaatttggagtgggggccagggggatatgtcatctcctgataACTGTTGTTATAGATTGCTGTCACAGAAACAATAAGTTGGGTTCTAGCGGTCAGGACAAACAATGACAGGCAGATGTAGAATCATGAGAGGaaaagctttaataaagtgtGCTTGATGTAGCCTGACTTTATCTAGCCCATGTCCAGAATTTGGCTAAAAGACAAGAGCTGTTCATCGTCTTGCGTTTATAAGAACTGCACACCTCTCGTTGCGACGTGCCAAATGTAAGTTTTCCACAATATTATAGACATCGACAATGTTAGACAATCCAAAGTAAAACTCTTTTCTCAAGAAATAGACACGACTCCTGCAGTTTATTCGCCTCCAGACCTtgtagcatttgtgtgtgtgacaTTCTCGCACTAACACACCTCAGGCTAAAGCAGGGATCATGATTGGTTCTAATGCACCTCAGGCTAAAGCAGGGATCATGATTGGTTCTAATGCACCTCAGGCTAAAGCAGGGATCATGATTGGTTCTAACGCACCTCAGGCTAAAGCAGGGATCATGATTGGTTCTAACGCACCTCAGGCTAAAGCAGGGATCATGATTGGTTCTAACGCACCTCAGGCTAAAGCAGGGATCATGATTGGTTCTAACGCACCTCAGGCTAAAGCAGGGATCATGATTGGTTCTAACGCACCTCAGGCTAAAGCAGGGATCATGATTGGTTCTAACGCACCTCAGGCTAAAGCAGGGATCATGATTGGTTCTAACGCACCTCAGGCTAAAGCAGGGATCATGATTGGTTCTAACGCACCTCAGGCTAAAGCAGGGATCATGATTGGTTCTAACACCTCAGGCTAAAGCAGGGATCATGATTGGTTCTAACACACCTCAGGCTAAAGCAGGGATCATGATTGGTTCTAACGCACCTCAGGCTAAAGCAGGGATCATGATTGGTTCTAACGCACCTCAGGCTAAAGCAGGGATCATGATTGGTTCTAACGCACCTCAGGCTAAAGCAGGGATCATGATTGGTTCTAACACCTCAGGCTAAAGCAGGGATCATGATTGGTTCTAACACACCTCAGGCTAAAGCAGGGATCATGATTGGTTCTAACGCACCTCAGGCTAAAGCAGGGATCATGATTGGTTCTAACGCACCTCAGGCTAAAGCAGGGATCATGATTGGTTCTAACGCACCTCAGGCTAAAGCAGGGATCATGATTGGTTCTAACACACCTCAGGCTAAAGCAGggatcatgattgtacttttcgaGAAGCCAGACTGACTGCAGGAGCAAAAGTAGTGAGGTTTAATTTTATTCCGAATGCTCACTGTGCCTTTGTGAAGTTAGTAGATTGAGTGTAATTCAGAGCAGTCATGTTGTTCAGCATATTTGAGTACTTTTCCCCCTACTGGTTTGTGGTTATACAAGCATTATGTAATTGTTTTTACCCTTTTTTGCTCCTATTTTATGAGGCTGCTGACATAATATGACTAATATGATTTATACTATGAGGCAGGTTTAAAATCACAGTCGAACATCGCATGGTGTGTATGACAATATTCCAGTGCAAGGTTTTACCTCATgtttggcaatttttttttaattaagtaaATTAATTATAACGAGTGTGCCTTTTGTTTTCTGTTCATGCACAGGCCCTGAGTAATGGCTTATATAAAAGCGTTTCTCCATATGGCTCTCTGAACAACATCGTGGACGGGCTGAACTCTCTAACGGACCACTTCTCCGACCTCTCCCTGACCTCTGAGCCACGCAAGCCCAGCAAGAGACCTCCACCGAACTACCTGTGCCATCTCTGCTTTAATAAGGGCCATTACATCAAGGATTGCCCTCAGGTAAATCCTATCAATCTCAatatctttttatatatttatatttatttatatatatacagtggggcaaaaaaatatttagtcagtcatcaattgtgcaagttctcccacttaaaaagatgagagaggcctgtaattttcatcataggtacacctcaactatgagagacaaaatgagaaaaaaaaatccagaaaatcacattgatttttaaagaatttatttgcaaattatggtggaaaataagtatttggtcaataacaaaagttcatctcaatactttgttatataccctttgttggcaatgacagaggtcaaacgttttctgtaagtcttcacaaggttttcacacactgttgctggtattttggcccattcctccatgcagatctcctctagagcagtgatgttttggggctgtcgctgggcaacacggactttcaactccctccaaagattttctatggggttgagatctggagactggctaggccactccaggaccttgaaatgcttcttacgaagccactccttcgttgcccaggcggtgtgtttgggatcattgtcatgctgaaagacccagccatgtttcatcttcaatgcccttgctgatggaaggaggttttcactcaaaatctcacgatacatggccccattcattctttcctttacacggatcagtcgtcctggtccctttgcagaaaaacagccccaaagcatgatgttaccacccccatgcttcacagtaggtatggtgttctttggatgcaactcagcattctttctcctccaaacacgacaagttgagtttttaccaaaaagttctattttggtttcatctgaccatatgacattctcccaatcctcttctggatcatccaaatgctctctagcaaacttcagacgggcctggacatgtactggcttaagcagggggacacgtctggcactgcaggatttgagtccttggtggcgtagtgcgttactgatggtagcctttgttactttggtcccagctctctgcaggtcattcactaggtcccccccgtgtggttctgggatttttgctcaccgttcttgtgatcattttgaccccatagggtgagatcttgcgtggagccccagatcgagggagatcatcagtggtcttatatgtcttccattttctaataattgttcccacagttgatttcttcacaccaagctgcttacctatcgcagattcagtcttcccagcctggtgcaggtctacaatttagtttctggtgtcctttgacagctctttggtcttggccatagtggagtttggagtgtgactgtttgaggttgtggacaggtgtcttttatactgataacgagttcaaacaggtgccattaatacaggtagcgagtggaggacagaggagcctcttaaagaagaagttaca
This window contains:
- the zcchc24 gene encoding zinc finger CCHC domain-containing protein 24, which produces MSLLSAIDSSTSVYQPAQLLNWVYLSLQDTHQTSAFDAFRPEASSGHPDLSYSKTPAAAELSSSLSSNYLNSFFQLQRNEALSNGLYKSVSPYGSLNNIVDGLNSLTDHFSDLSLTSEPRKPSKRPPPNYLCHLCFNKGHYIKDCPQARPKGEGLTPYQGKKRCFGEYKCPKCKRKWMSGNSWANMGQECIKCHINVYPHKQRPLEKPDGLDVSDQSKEHPQHLCEKCKVLGYYCRRVQ